From Calothrix sp. PCC 6303, a single genomic window includes:
- a CDS encoding AMP-dependent synthetase/ligase: protein MVRVYGEAGFLANYSQVERQQAKHLVDYGDIEVLPLMWSAIAQRFGDSIAVCDPHAKPEVVFTYKQLNEKICAFASGLQALGIQAGERISLISDNSPAWLVADQGIMMAGAVDAVRGSQAEREELLYIIANSGSTALVLENFKTLKKLREGLDDLGIKFAILLSEETPPPEESLKILNFEQIITLGGQHTLIPTQLKRTDLATLIYTSGTTGKPKGVMLNHGNIMHQVTSLGSVVQPEKGDTVLSILPSWHSYERSCEYFLFSQGCMQIYTSLRSIKNDLKKFKPNYIIAVPRLLESIYEGVQKQFREQPPSKQKLVKNLFAISEKYIKAQRIVQGVSLDNFQPSVLDKITAQIQSIFLAPLHAVGEKLVYGKVREATGGKVKQMVSGGGALPRYVDNFFEIVGVEIFVGYGLTETSPVTHVRRSWRNLRGAAGLAIPGTEVKIVHPETRKPIENGQRGLVLLRGPQIMQGYYQNPEATAKAIDSEGWFDSGDLGWVSDKNDLILTGRAKDTIVLTNGENIEPQPIEDACLRSPYIDQIMLVGQDQRSIGALIVPNLEALAKWAQEHNLDLCIQEDNVTLSGSQKINLESKIIQDLFRQELNREVQNRPGYRPDDRINPFRLILEPFSMENGMMTQTLKIRRHVVAEHYHDMINGMFA from the coding sequence ATGGTGAGAGTTTACGGAGAGGCAGGATTTTTAGCTAACTACTCCCAAGTAGAACGCCAACAGGCGAAGCATTTGGTAGATTACGGAGATATTGAAGTATTACCTTTGATGTGGAGTGCGATCGCGCAACGGTTTGGTGATAGTATCGCCGTATGTGACCCCCACGCAAAACCAGAGGTAGTTTTCACATACAAACAGTTGAATGAGAAGATTTGCGCTTTTGCATCCGGGTTACAGGCATTGGGTATTCAAGCAGGAGAAAGAATATCCCTCATCTCGGATAATTCTCCGGCTTGGTTAGTAGCAGATCAAGGGATTATGATGGCTGGGGCAGTGGATGCAGTCCGGGGTTCCCAAGCTGAACGGGAAGAATTACTATACATTATTGCCAACAGCGGTAGTACTGCTTTGGTTCTAGAAAATTTCAAAACCCTGAAAAAGCTACGTGAAGGTTTAGATGACCTGGGAATCAAATTTGCTATCCTTCTTTCAGAAGAAACACCACCCCCAGAAGAAAGTCTCAAAATTCTTAACTTCGAGCAAATAATTACTCTGGGTGGACAGCATACTTTGATACCCACTCAACTCAAACGTACAGATTTAGCAACATTAATTTATACTTCTGGAACCACAGGCAAACCAAAAGGTGTGATGCTTAACCACGGAAATATTATGCATCAAGTCACCTCTTTAGGTTCGGTGGTACAACCTGAAAAAGGTGATACTGTCCTCAGTATCCTACCAAGTTGGCATAGTTACGAACGTAGCTGTGAATACTTTCTCTTTTCCCAGGGTTGTATGCAGATTTACACCAGTCTGCGTTCAATAAAGAATGACCTGAAGAAATTTAAACCTAATTATATTATTGCAGTCCCTCGGCTATTGGAATCAATCTACGAAGGGGTACAAAAGCAGTTTAGAGAACAACCCCCATCAAAACAAAAATTAGTTAAGAATCTCTTTGCCATTAGCGAGAAATATATCAAAGCTCAACGAATAGTCCAAGGTGTAAGTTTGGATAATTTTCAACCCTCAGTTTTGGACAAAATTACAGCCCAAATTCAAAGTATATTCCTCGCACCATTGCATGCAGTAGGAGAAAAACTAGTTTACGGCAAAGTGCGCGAAGCCACCGGAGGCAAAGTTAAACAAATGGTCAGCGGAGGTGGTGCGCTACCACGCTACGTGGATAACTTTTTTGAAATTGTTGGGGTAGAGATATTTGTCGGATATGGTTTGACAGAAACTTCCCCCGTTACCCATGTACGTCGAAGTTGGCGAAATTTGCGTGGTGCTGCTGGATTAGCAATTCCGGGAACAGAAGTAAAAATTGTGCATCCAGAAACCCGTAAACCCATAGAAAACGGACAACGGGGATTAGTATTATTACGCGGTCCACAAATTATGCAGGGTTACTATCAAAACCCGGAAGCCACAGCCAAAGCAATTGATTCTGAAGGCTGGTTTGACAGCGGCGACTTAGGTTGGGTAAGCGACAAAAATGACCTAATTCTCACCGGACGTGCCAAGGACACGATTGTATTAACCAATGGTGAGAACATCGAACCACAACCCATAGAAGATGCTTGCTTGCGATCGCCCTACATCGACCAGATTATGTTGGTGGGACAAGATCAACGCTCAATTGGGGCATTAATTGTTCCCAATCTCGAAGCTTTGGCAAAATGGGCGCAGGAACACAATTTAGACCTGTGTATACAAGAAGACAATGTTACACTGTCAGGCAGCCAAAAAATCAATCTGGAGAGTAAAATAATCCAGGATTTATTCCGGCAAGAGTTGAATCGGGAAGTGCAAAATCGTCCGGGATATCGACCAGACGATCGCATTAATCCCTTTAGACTCATTTTGGAGCCGTTTTCGATGGAAAACGGCATGATGACTCAAACCTTGAAGATTCGGCGACATGTCGTGGCAGAACATTATCACGATATGATTAACGGCATGTTCGCTTAA
- a CDS encoding DM13 domain-containing protein, which yields MVIKSSVIPLLAIVFLVGCSPSDNSTSTNSGQVNPDISTTNTPASQNLGRFQAAQYSTQGNVRIVQEGGENYLEFDQSFRSDSGPDLFVILYRDSTVPKSGIRDRDYVNLAPLKSTSGNQRYLIPKDIQVVNYRSVGIWCRQFNTTFGFAPLS from the coding sequence ATGGTGATAAAATCTTCTGTAATCCCTCTATTGGCAATAGTTTTTCTAGTAGGCTGTAGCCCTTCTGACAATTCCACTTCAACTAATTCGGGGCAAGTCAATCCAGATATATCAACCACTAATACGCCAGCATCACAAAATTTAGGACGCTTTCAAGCTGCCCAATATTCAACTCAGGGGAATGTACGTATTGTTCAGGAAGGTGGGGAAAATTACTTGGAATTCGATCAAAGTTTTCGCTCTGATTCTGGTCCTGATTTGTTTGTAATTTTGTACCGAGATTCGACGGTTCCTAAGTCGGGAATTCGAGATAGGGATTATGTAAACCTCGCACCTCTGAAAAGCACTAGTGGCAATCAACGTTATTTAATACCTAAAGATATTCAGGTCGTAAATTATAGATCTGTGGGAATATGGTGCCGCCAATTTAATACAACATTTGGGTTCGCACCTTTGAGCTAA
- a CDS encoding NAD(+) kinase — translation MDLKQVIIAYKARDAQSQRWAETCAKQLESLHCHVLMGPSGPKDNPYPVFLASAAQSIDLALVLGGDGTVLTGARHLAPVGIPILGINVGGHLGFLTESVEEFQDTEAVWQRLLEDRYAIQRRMMLQAAVYEGHGSNLEPVTERYLALNEICIKPASADRMITSILEMEIDGEVIDQYVGDGLIISTPTGSTGYTVSANGPIMHDGMEALTVTPICPMSLSSRPIVLPPGSVVSVWPLGDYDLSTKLWTDGVLGTSIWPGHRVDIRMAECRAKFIILRENNSYYRTLREKLLWAGTRVKYSSTHHTN, via the coding sequence GTGGATTTAAAGCAGGTAATTATTGCTTATAAGGCACGGGATGCTCAAAGCCAACGCTGGGCTGAAACCTGTGCCAAGCAACTCGAAAGCCTCCATTGTCATGTTTTGATGGGACCAAGTGGACCAAAAGATAATCCTTACCCCGTATTTTTGGCTTCCGCTGCCCAATCAATTGACTTAGCTTTAGTGCTGGGAGGCGATGGCACTGTTTTAACTGGTGCCAGACACTTAGCCCCAGTTGGCATTCCCATTTTAGGTATAAATGTGGGAGGTCATCTGGGGTTTTTAACTGAGTCTGTGGAAGAATTTCAAGACACCGAGGCAGTTTGGCAACGTTTGCTGGAAGATCGCTATGCAATTCAGCGACGGATGATGCTACAAGCCGCTGTGTATGAGGGACATGGTTCAAATTTAGAACCTGTTACTGAGCGCTATTTGGCGTTAAATGAAATCTGTATTAAACCCGCTTCAGCTGATCGAATGATTACATCAATTTTGGAAATGGAAATTGATGGAGAAGTCATTGATCAATATGTCGGAGATGGTTTGATTATTTCTACCCCCACTGGTTCTACTGGATATACAGTTTCTGCCAATGGTCCAATTATGCATGATGGGATGGAAGCTCTAACTGTAACTCCCATTTGTCCCATGAGTCTTTCTAGTCGCCCGATTGTTTTACCTCCGGGTTCAGTGGTAAGTGTGTGGCCCCTAGGTGATTATGATTTGAGTACTAAACTTTGGACAGATGGGGTTTTGGGAACTTCGATTTGGCCCGGACATCGTGTTGATATTCGGATGGCAGAATGTCGTGCGAAATTTATTATCTTACGAGAGAATAATTCTTACTATCGAACTTTACGGGAAAAGCTATTGTGGGCTGGAACCAGGGTTAAGTACAGCAGTACACATCATACCAATTGA
- the nuoK gene encoding NADH-quinone oxidoreductase subunit NuoK — protein MQLQYFLLLAAALFCIGIYGVITSRNAVRVLMSIELLLNAVNLNLMAFSNYLDSTAIKGQVFTVFVITVAAAEAAVGLAIVLAIYRNRDTVDMEQFNLLKW, from the coding sequence ATGCAACTCCAATACTTTTTATTGCTAGCAGCAGCACTGTTTTGTATTGGTATCTATGGGGTTATTACCAGCCGAAACGCAGTGCGTGTACTTATGTCAATTGAGTTATTGCTAAATGCCGTGAACTTGAATTTAATGGCATTTTCTAACTACCTTGACTCTACTGCAATTAAAGGTCAAGTATTCACTGTCTTTGTAATTACTGTAGCGGCAGCCGAGGCAGCGGTGGGATTGGCAATTGTTTTGGCAATCTACCGGAACCGAGATACTGTCGATATGGAACAGTTTAACCTCCTGAAATGGTAG
- a CDS encoding NADH-quinone oxidoreductase subunit J, translating to MNLAEGVQTVTFAILALMMLGAALGVVLFEKIVYSAFLLGGVFISMAGMYLLLNADFVASAQLLVYVGAVNVLILFAIMLVNKQEDFVSLPNAWVRKALTAVVSFGLFALLSTMVLATPWSLSTGTPVDNPIVVIGEHFFSDYLLPFELASVLLLMSMVGAIVLARREYLPQQTADSALAPTVLTLPERAKELVATGSENE from the coding sequence GTGAATTTAGCTGAAGGTGTACAGACTGTTACGTTTGCCATATTGGCACTGATGATGCTAGGGGCAGCCTTGGGAGTAGTTCTTTTTGAAAAGATTGTTTATTCTGCCTTTTTATTAGGTGGCGTATTCATTAGTATGGCAGGAATGTATCTACTACTAAATGCTGACTTTGTTGCATCTGCACAATTACTTGTTTATGTTGGGGCGGTTAATGTCTTGATTTTGTTTGCCATCATGTTGGTAAATAAACAGGAAGATTTTGTTTCTCTTCCCAATGCTTGGGTACGAAAAGCACTAACAGCGGTTGTTAGCTTCGGTTTATTTGCCCTTTTAAGCACGATGGTGTTAGCGACTCCTTGGTCACTATCTACTGGAACTCCTGTTGATAATCCAATAGTCGTAATTGGTGAACATTTCTTTAGCGATTATTTATTGCCTTTTGAACTAGCTTCAGTGCTGCTGTTAATGTCAATGGTGGGTGCAATTGTTTTGGCACGCCGCGAGTATTTGCCACAACAAACTGCTGATTCCGCTTTAGCACCAACAGTTTTGACATTACCTGAACGTGCAAAAGAATTGGTGGCAACAGGCAGTGAAAACGAGTAA
- the ndhI gene encoding NAD(P)H-quinone oxidoreductase subunit I, with product MLKFLKQVGDYAKEAVQAGRYIGQGLAVTFDHMQRRPVTVQYPYEKLIPSERFRGRIHYEFDKCISCEVCVRVCPINLPVVDWEFDKATKKKKLKHYSIDFGVCIFCGNCVEYCPTNCLSMTEEYELATYDRHELNYDNVALGRLPYKVTDDPMVTPLRELVYLPSGVMDPHDLPADAPRAGAYPQDLVEKAEK from the coding sequence ATGCTGAAATTCCTCAAACAAGTCGGCGATTATGCCAAAGAAGCGGTACAAGCAGGTCGTTATATTGGTCAAGGTTTGGCAGTAACCTTCGATCACATGCAGCGTCGTCCTGTCACCGTTCAATACCCTTACGAAAAACTAATTCCTAGTGAGCGCTTCCGAGGTCGGATTCACTATGAATTTGATAAATGTATTTCTTGCGAAGTTTGTGTGCGAGTTTGTCCCATCAACCTACCTGTAGTTGACTGGGAATTTGACAAAGCTACTAAAAAGAAAAAACTGAAGCACTACAGCATCGACTTCGGTGTTTGTATTTTTTGTGGCAACTGCGTCGAATACTGTCCAACAAACTGTTTGTCAATGACAGAAGAATACGAACTTGCCACCTATGATCGCCATGAATTGAACTACGATAACGTTGCCCTTGGTCGCTTACCTTACAAAGTTACCGATGATCCAATGGTTACACCACTACGAGAATTAGTGTATTTGCCCAGCGGAGTTATGGATCCTCATGATCTACCCGCAGATGCACCCCGCGCAGGTGCTTACCCCCAAGATTTGGTGGAAAAAGCGGAAAAATAA
- the nuoH gene encoding NADH-quinone oxidoreductase subunit NuoH, whose product MNSGIDLQGTFIDSLKELGLPAGTAKALWMPLPMILMLIGATVGVLTCVWLERKISAAAQQRIGPEYIGPLGLLAPVADGLKLVFKEDIIPAKSDALLFTLGPIIVVLPVFLSYLIVPFGQNLLITDVGMGVFLWIALSSVQPIGLLMAGYASNNKYALLGGLRAAAQSISYEIPLALSVLAIAMMSNSLSTVDIVNQQSGYGILGWNIWRQPAGFIIFWIAALAECERMPFDLPEAEEELVAGYQTEYSGMKFALFYLSSYINLVLSALLVAVLYLGGWDFPIPINLIASLIGVSETEPWLQVVTAALGITMTLLKAYFLVFIAILLRWTVPRVRIDQLLDLGWKFLLPVALVNLLLTAALKLVFPAAFGG is encoded by the coding sequence ATGAACTCAGGAATTGATCTGCAAGGAACATTTATTGATTCCCTCAAGGAATTGGGCTTGCCAGCGGGAACAGCTAAAGCCCTCTGGATGCCCCTGCCAATGATTTTAATGCTGATTGGTGCCACAGTCGGTGTACTTACCTGCGTTTGGCTAGAACGGAAAATATCGGCAGCAGCACAACAGCGGATTGGTCCTGAATATATTGGTCCATTGGGTTTACTGGCACCTGTAGCCGATGGTCTAAAGCTGGTTTTTAAAGAAGACATTATTCCAGCTAAGTCTGATGCTTTATTGTTTACCCTCGGTCCCATCATCGTTGTATTACCGGTATTTCTGTCTTACTTAATCGTACCCTTCGGACAGAATTTACTAATTACCGATGTCGGTATGGGGGTATTTTTGTGGATTGCCCTGTCTAGCGTTCAGCCAATCGGCTTGTTGATGGCAGGTTATGCTTCCAATAATAAATATGCCCTATTAGGTGGTTTACGAGCTGCGGCACAATCCATTAGCTACGAAATTCCCTTGGCTTTGAGCGTACTAGCGATCGCTATGATGTCCAATAGCCTCAGTACCGTAGATATCGTTAACCAACAATCTGGTTATGGCATCTTAGGTTGGAACATTTGGCGACAACCTGCTGGCTTTATCATATTCTGGATCGCCGCCCTCGCAGAATGCGAACGGATGCCTTTTGACTTACCCGAAGCTGAAGAAGAACTTGTTGCAGGTTATCAAACCGAATACTCCGGGATGAAATTTGCGCTATTCTACCTAAGTTCCTACATTAACCTCGTACTTTCTGCCCTATTAGTCGCAGTTTTGTATCTTGGTGGTTGGGATTTCCCCATCCCCATCAACTTAATTGCTAGCCTAATCGGAGTTAGTGAAACCGAACCATGGTTACAAGTAGTAACTGCGGCTTTGGGTATTACCATGACCCTACTCAAGGCATATTTCCTTGTCTTTATCGCCATCCTTTTGCGCTGGACAGTACCACGGGTTCGTATTGACCAATTACTAGATTTGGGTTGGAAGTTCTTACTACCAGTTGCTTTAGTTAATTTACTACTAACAGCAGCCCTAAAACTAGTTTTTCCTGCGGCCTTCGGTGGATAA
- a CDS encoding citrate synthase, with translation MMVCEYKPGLEGIPAAESSVSFVDGQKGILEYRGIRIEELAAKSTFLETAYLLIWNELPTKEELEKFEHEVRYHRRIKYRIRDMMKSFPESGHPMDALQASAAALGLFYSRRDLHNPVYIRGAVVQLLATIPTMVAAFQLMRKGNDPVRPNDDLDYSANFLYMLNEKEPDELAAKIFDVCLILHAEHTMNASTFSARVTASTLTDPYAVVASAVGTLGGPLHGGANEEVIEMLEKIGTVKNVRPYIEDCIQRKSKIMGFGHRVYKVKDPRATILQDLAQQLFAKFGHDKYFDIAQEMERVVEEKLGHKGIYPNVDFYSGLVYRKMGIPTDLFTPIFAIARVAGWLAHWKEQLEENRIFRPTQVYNGVHEALYTPIEKR, from the coding sequence ATGATGGTGTGCGAATATAAGCCCGGTTTGGAAGGCATTCCTGCCGCCGAATCAAGTGTTAGCTTCGTTGATGGGCAGAAAGGTATACTCGAATACCGTGGTATCCGGATCGAGGAACTGGCAGCAAAAAGTACATTTTTGGAAACTGCATACCTTTTGATCTGGAATGAATTGCCAACAAAAGAGGAATTGGAAAAGTTTGAACATGAGGTTCGCTACCATCGTCGGATTAAATATCGTATCCGCGACATGATGAAATCGTTTCCGGAAAGCGGTCATCCGATGGATGCTTTGCAAGCTTCGGCTGCGGCTTTGGGTCTATTTTATTCTCGACGAGATTTACATAATCCTGTCTATATTCGGGGTGCGGTGGTGCAACTGCTGGCGACTATTCCTACGATGGTGGCTGCATTCCAGTTGATGCGTAAGGGGAATGATCCTGTACGTCCCAATGATGATTTAGATTATTCTGCCAACTTCTTATACATGTTAAATGAGAAGGAACCTGATGAATTGGCAGCGAAAATTTTTGATGTGTGTCTAATTCTTCATGCTGAGCATACGATGAATGCTTCTACATTTAGTGCTAGGGTGACAGCTTCGACTTTAACTGATCCCTATGCGGTGGTGGCAAGTGCGGTGGGAACTTTGGGTGGTCCTTTGCATGGTGGGGCAAATGAAGAAGTAATTGAGATGTTGGAGAAAATTGGAACGGTAAAAAATGTCCGTCCTTACATCGAAGATTGCATTCAGCGTAAGTCGAAAATTATGGGGTTTGGACATCGTGTCTACAAAGTGAAAGACCCTCGCGCTACTATTCTCCAGGATTTAGCCCAACAGTTGTTTGCTAAATTTGGGCATGATAAATACTTTGATATTGCCCAGGAAATGGAGCGAGTTGTTGAGGAAAAACTGGGTCACAAAGGAATTTATCCAAATGTTGACTTTTACTCCGGCTTAGTGTACCGCAAAATGGGAATACCCACAGATCTGTTCACACCGATTTTTGCGATCGCACGGGTAGCCGGATGGCTAGCACACTGGAAAGAACAACTGGAAGAAAACCGGATTTTCCGACCGACCCAAGTCTACAATGGTGTTCATGAAGCGCTCTACACGCCAATTGAGAAAAGATAA
- the sixA gene encoding phosphohistidine phosphatase SixA, translating into MEIYLFRHGIAEEKRAELPDEDRKLTQEGQQKTEKVAQYLKKLDFRFDLILTSPLVRAKHTAEILMQAGLSQKVEESAYLAPDGEISEWLINWLEPKKYSSKIKLVLVGHEPDLGHWAEILVYGEAKGRLVLKKAGMIGIKAPETGSLLGHSDMFWLTPPRYLI; encoded by the coding sequence GTGGAAATCTATTTATTTCGTCACGGCATCGCCGAAGAAAAGCGGGCAGAACTCCCAGATGAAGATAGAAAACTAACCCAAGAAGGACAACAGAAAACCGAAAAAGTCGCCCAGTATCTCAAAAAACTGGATTTTCGATTTGACTTAATTCTCACTAGTCCCCTAGTCCGGGCAAAACATACAGCAGAAATACTTATGCAAGCTGGACTTAGCCAAAAAGTGGAGGAGTCAGCATATCTTGCCCCTGACGGTGAAATCTCCGAGTGGCTTATTAACTGGTTAGAACCAAAAAAATATTCATCTAAAATTAAGTTAGTACTAGTTGGACATGAGCCAGATTTGGGGCATTGGGCAGAAATTCTGGTTTACGGTGAAGCCAAAGGACGGTTAGTCCTCAAAAAAGCGGGTATGATCGGGATAAAGGCACCAGAAACAGGCTCTCTCCTGGGTCACAGTGATATGTTTTGGTTAACACCACCAAGGTACTTGATTTAA
- a CDS encoding ABC transporter permease, producing the protein MWAKFDLLRTMVRRDLEARYKGSVLGNLWPLLNQLAQLLIYTYVFSFVLKVKLTLKGLPENNFTFGLWLFAGLLPWIAFSGGLIQSANSIVAQPNLVKKVVFPLGLLPLVPILSTFIESAFGLMLLIVFVAFTSHTLHPTLLLLPLIWLPQLLLTAGLGYLAAGVTVFLRDIPQTISVLLNIWMYMTPIIYPASSIPEEWRNWIFWLNPVTAIVEVYRDLIINGEVTHWGEWGVSSLIALAIFCLGLWCYRRLRPAFADVL; encoded by the coding sequence ATGTGGGCTAAATTTGATTTGCTCAGAACTATGGTAAGACGAGATTTGGAAGCACGTTACAAAGGTTCTGTCTTGGGTAATCTTTGGCCCCTACTTAATCAATTAGCGCAACTCCTGATCTATACTTACGTCTTTTCCTTCGTCCTCAAAGTCAAACTAACTCTCAAAGGTTTACCAGAAAATAACTTTACCTTCGGTTTGTGGTTATTTGCTGGACTCCTGCCTTGGATTGCTTTTAGTGGTGGTTTAATCCAATCGGCAAACTCAATTGTGGCACAGCCAAATTTGGTGAAAAAGGTCGTCTTCCCTCTAGGATTATTACCACTTGTACCAATTCTTTCAACCTTTATTGAAAGCGCTTTTGGGTTAATGCTGTTAATTGTGTTTGTCGCTTTTACTTCTCACACCTTACACCCAACGTTGCTACTTTTGCCCCTAATTTGGCTACCACAACTATTATTAACCGCAGGATTAGGTTATTTAGCAGCTGGTGTCACCGTATTTCTACGGGATATTCCCCAAACAATTAGCGTATTGTTAAACATTTGGATGTATATGACACCAATTATTTACCCAGCGTCTTCAATTCCTGAAGAGTGGCGAAATTGGATATTCTGGTTAAATCCGGTAACTGCGATCGTTGAAGTTTACCGCGACTTGATTATCAACGGAGAAGTAACACATTGGGGTGAGTGGGGTGTAAGTTCTTTAATTGCCTTAGCAATTTTCTGTCTTGGTTTATGGTGCTATCGCCGCTTACGTCCAGCTTTTGCGGATGTTTTATAA
- a CDS encoding ABC transporter ATP-binding protein, with translation MGEGIAISLNNVSKCFKRYNRPVDRLKEILLPGKSRSEEFWALRDINIEIPRGQTVGIVGRNGSGKSTLLQIIAGTLTQTTGEVQVNGRVSALLELGSGFNPEFTGRQNVFFNGRILGLSQKEIEDKFDEIASFADIGDFIDQPVKTYSSGMFVRLAFAVAVNVDPEILIVDEALSVGDVVFQHRCMRRMRNLMDSGVTTLFVSHDSSAIKTLCNSAVMIHDGKMYTSGLPNAVIIEYMKLLTDLELNIGQLHEHETTHNHLKSIENNLESSPYNSEQLSQSKSLIAKEEFKRRGSSRALIEKIQLLNQFGEDDGESPIFSFNEEVTLVANIKAYEALKSCLIGFYICDKNGNEILGTNTFEENLKIGAVEVGETIQVRFKFKIPLRNGSYSLTVAVSESYQVLTLDWIDNAIVFQVLPPDTGKTVHALIDHPIEVEEIRLSRLLGSS, from the coding sequence ATGGGGGAAGGAATTGCTATTTCACTCAACAATGTTTCTAAGTGCTTTAAGCGGTACAACCGTCCTGTAGATAGGCTCAAGGAAATATTACTGCCTGGTAAAAGCAGAAGTGAAGAATTTTGGGCACTGCGAGATATCAATATCGAGATTCCGCGAGGGCAGACAGTTGGAATTGTTGGACGTAATGGTTCAGGTAAAAGTACATTACTACAAATTATTGCCGGAACCTTAACGCAAACTACTGGCGAAGTACAAGTAAATGGTCGGGTCTCTGCTTTGTTAGAATTAGGCAGTGGTTTTAACCCAGAGTTTACTGGAAGGCAAAACGTATTTTTTAACGGCAGAATTTTAGGCTTAAGTCAAAAAGAAATAGAAGACAAATTTGATGAAATTGCTAGTTTTGCTGATATAGGTGATTTTATTGATCAACCTGTAAAAACCTATTCTAGCGGGATGTTTGTTCGTTTAGCGTTTGCAGTTGCTGTAAATGTGGATCCGGAAATTTTGATAGTTGATGAAGCACTATCAGTTGGAGATGTAGTGTTTCAACATCGTTGTATGCGACGGATGCGAAATTTGATGGACTCAGGAGTAACAACTTTATTTGTCTCCCACGATTCTAGTGCAATCAAAACATTATGCAATTCTGCTGTGATGATCCATGATGGCAAGATGTATACATCTGGTTTGCCAAATGCAGTCATTATTGAGTATATGAAATTACTCACAGATTTAGAACTGAATATAGGTCAATTACATGAACATGAAACTACTCATAATCATCTGAAGTCAATTGAAAACAATCTGGAATCTTCTCCATATAATTCAGAACAATTAAGTCAATCAAAATCTCTAATCGCGAAAGAAGAATTTAAACGTCGTGGCAGTAGCAGAGCCTTAATTGAAAAAATTCAACTTCTAAATCAATTTGGTGAAGATGATGGGGAAAGTCCAATTTTTTCCTTCAATGAGGAAGTTACTTTAGTCGCTAATATCAAAGCTTATGAAGCATTAAAAAGCTGCTTGATCGGGTTTTATATATGTGATAAAAATGGCAACGAAATTTTGGGAACTAATACATTTGAAGAAAATCTCAAAATTGGTGCTGTTGAAGTTGGTGAGACGATTCAGGTTAGATTTAAATTCAAAATTCCTTTAAGAAATGGCTCCTATAGTTTAACTGTTGCTGTGTCCGAAAGTTACCAAGTATTAACTCTAGACTGGATCGATAATGCAATAGTTTTTCAAGTTTTACCACCAGATACAGGAAAAACAGTCCATGCATTAATAGATCATCCTATTGAAGTGGAAGAAATTAGATTATCTAGGTTATTAGGTTCTAGTTAA